The proteins below are encoded in one region of Ursus arctos isolate Adak ecotype North America unplaced genomic scaffold, UrsArc2.0 scaffold_24, whole genome shotgun sequence:
- the TMC6 gene encoding transmembrane channel-like protein 6 isoform X2, which translates to MVCPGNSAGPAPAWGRVRGAGCQLGGSLRQCLGELRWAAGGFGGCAQTLSCPRLPTGWAWVTDMAQPLNFVLSVPETPEDHGQEPSPYDESEVHDSFHQLIEEQSRWVAEEGLELQQREQGAGASETSGIGHQALLGPEDALVHSTATLRILASMPSRTIGRSRGAILSQYYNRTVRLRRRVSRPEVRGVGRSARPSLRLYDLELDPAALEEEEKRFLLVKELQGLTVAQQDHMLRGMPLGLAEKRCLREESRTLTGKRRGRQGRRGLLPCCGQLRDACVLALHSLGLWLLSGLPALMPWRYALKRIGGQFGSSVLSYFLFLKTLLAFNMLLLLPLLAFIVGVQAAFPPASPGSVPTFTGLELLTGGGRFTHTVLYYGYYSNSTLNQPCAPPLEGDQCGREANGLPYNMPLAYLFTVGVAFFITCITLVYSMSRSFGESFRVGSASGVHAITVFCSWDHKVTQRRASRLQHDSIRTHLKELLADWQLRQGSRSACGRLRQVAVLGFVWLLCVGTTLGCTVAVYAFSELMIKSPTSAEQEGALLALPVVVCLLNLGAPYLYRGLAALERHDSPVLEVYVAICRNLILKMAILGILCYHWLGRRVGTLKDQCWENFVGQELYRLMVLDFIFVLLDTLFGELLWRLISEKKLKRREKPEFDIAGNVLELIYGQTLTWLGVLFAPLLPAVQIMKLLLVFYVKKGEALERLRPLPHPGHHVRGRQGVGAPFGEGGPPGVLGALGAPVPGGEYLPRLPGVGPAAGGNLPQHPGGEGPAPGHLSPQGADQQRGGRQNLLDQQASLHLREEGEENPGSREARGRSGRLVGQRQAWQLCVCSQVRPVPTSPCFHSPVGMDADPGLCSPSRLELEGG; encoded by the exons ATGGTGTGCCCCGGAAACTCTGCCGGACCTGCCCCGGCCTGGGGTAGGGTGCGGGGCGCTGGGTGTCAGCTCGGCGGAAGCCTTAGGCAGTGCCTGGGTGAGCTCAG ATGGGCAGCGGGAGGCTTTGGAGGCTGCGCCCAGACTCTGAGCTGCCCTAGACTGCCGACTGGCTGGGCGTGGGTCACAGACATGGCCCAGCCCCTGAACTTTGTCCTCAGTGTTCCCGAGACCCCAGAGGACCACGG CCAGGAGCCCAGCCCCTATGATGAGAGCGAGGTGCACGACTCCTTCCACCAGCTCATCGAGGAGCAGAGCCGGTGGGTGgcggaggaggggctggagctgcagcagcgGGAGCAGGGGGCTGGAGCCTCGGAGACCTCAG GCATTGgccaccaggccctgctggggCCCGAGGACGCCCTTGTCCACAGCACAGCCACACTCCGCATCTTGGCCAGCATGCCCAGTCGCACTATTG GCCGCAGCCGCGGGGCCATCCTCTCCCAGTACTACAACCGCACCGTGCGGCTTCGGCGCAGGGTCAGCCGGCCTGAGGTCAGGGGCGTGGGGCGCTCGGCCCGGCCCAGCCTCCGCCTCTACGACCTGGAGCTGGACCCCGCGGCCCTCGAGGAGGAGG AGAAGCGGTTTCTCCTGGTGAAGGAGCTGCAGGGCCTGACGGTGGCCCAGCAGGACCACATGCTCCGAGGGATGCCCTTGGGCCTGGCTGAGAAACGCTGCCTGCG AGAGGAGAGCCGGACCCTGACGGGGAAGCGGAGGGGCCGACAGGGCCGGCGTGGGCTCCTCCCCTGCTGTGGCCAGCTCCGAGATGCCTGCGTCCTG GCCCTGCACAGCCTGGGGCTCTGGCTGCTCTCGGGCCTGCCCGCCCTGATGCCATGGCGCTACGCCCTGAAGCGCATCGGAGGCCAGTTCGGCTCCAGCGTGCTGTCTTACTTCCTCTTCCTCAAGACCCTGCTGGCCTTCAACATGctcctgctgctgccgctgctggcCTTCATCGTGGGCGTGCAGGCGGCCTTCCCGCCGGCCTCCCCGGGCTCCGTCCCCACCTTCACGGGCCTGGAGCTGCTCACGGGCGGG GGCCGCTTCACCCACACCGTCCTGTACTACGGCTACTACAGTAACAGCACCCTGAACCAGCCGTGTGCGCCCCCGCTGGAGGGTGATCAGTGTGGCCGCGAGGCCAACGGCCTGCCCTACAACATGCCCTTGGCCTACCTCTTCACGGTGGGCGTAGCCTTTTTCATCACCTGCATCACCCTGGTGTACAG CATGTCCCGCTCTTTCGGGGAGAGCTTCCGGGTGGGCAGTGCCTCGGGGGTTCATGCCATCACCGTTTTCTGCTCCTGGGACCACAAGGTGACTCAGAGACGGGCCTCCCGCCTCCAGCATGACAGCATCCGAACGCATCTGAAG GAGCTGCTGGCGGACTGGCAGCTACGGCAGGGCTCCCGGAGCGCGTGTGGGCGGCTGCGGCAGGTGGCGGTGTTGGGGTTCGTGTGGCTGCTGTGTGTGGGGACCACGCTGGGCTGCACTGTGGCCGTCTATGCCTTCTCTGAGCTCATGATCAAG agCCCCACGTCCGCTGAGCAGGAGGGGGCGCTGCTGGCCCTGCCTGTGGTGGTCTGCCTCCTCAACCTGGGGGCCCCCTACCTGTACCGCGGCTTGGCCGCCCTGGAGCGGCACGACTCCCCGGTGCTGGAGGTGTATGTGGCCATCTGCAG GAACCTCATCCTCAAGATGGCCATCTTGGGCATTCTGTGCTACCACTGGCTGGGCCGCAGGGTGGGCACCCTGAAGGACCAG TGCTGGGAGAACTTTGTGGGCCAGGAGCTCTATCGGCTCATGGTGCTGGATTTCATCTTCGTGCTGCTGGACACGCTGTTCGGGGAGCTGCTGTGGAG GCTCATCTCTGAGAAGAAGCTTAAGAGGAGGGAGAAGCCGGAGTTCGACATTGCCGGGAACGTTCTGGAGCTGATTTATGGGCAGACCCTGACCTG gcTGGGGGTCCTCTtcgcccccctcctccctgccgtCCAGATCATGAAGCTGCTGCTCGTCTTCTACGTCAAGAAG GGTGAAGCCCTCGAGCGTCTGCGGCCCCTTCCGCACCCTGGACACCATGTACGAGGCCGGCAAGGTGTGGGTGCGCCGTTTGGAGAAGGCGGGCCCCCGGGTGTCCTGGGTGCCCTGGGTGCACCGGTACCTGGTGGAGAATACCTTCCCCGTCTACCTGGTGTCGGCCCTGCTGCT GGCGGTAATCTACCTCAACATCCAGGTGGTGAAGGGCCAGCGCCGGGTCATCTGTCTCCTCAAGGAGCAGATCAGCAAC GAGGGGGAAGACAAAATCTTCTTGATCAACAAGCTTCACTCCATCTacgagaggaaggagaggag AacccaggaagcagagaggctCGAGGACGATCCGGACGCCTGGTAGGACAGCGACAGGCCTGGCAGCTCTGCGTCTGCTCACAGGTGCGGCCTGTGCCCACGTCACCCTGTTTCCACAGCCCCGTGGGCATGGACGCCGACCCGGGACTCTGCAGCCCATCAAGGCTGGAACTGGAGGGtgggtga
- the TMC6 gene encoding transmembrane channel-like protein 6 isoform X3 — protein MVCPGNSAGPAPAWGRVRGAGCQLGGSLRQCLGELRWAAGGFGGCAQTLSCPRLPTGWAWVTDMAQPLNFVLSVPETPEDHGQEPSPYDESEVHDSFHQLIEEQSRWVAEEGLELQQREQGAGASETSGIGHQALLGPEDALVHSTATLRILASMPSRTIGRSRGAILSQYYNRTVRLRRRVSRPEVRGVGRSARPSLRLYDLELDPAALEEEEKRFLLVKELQGLTVAQQDHMLRGMPLGLAEKRCLREESRTLTGKRRGRQGRRGLLPCCGQLRDACVLALHSLGLWLLSGLPALMPWRYALKRIGGQFGSSVLSYFLFLKTLLAFNMLLLLPLLAFIVGVQAAFPPASPGSVPTFTGLELLTGGGRFTHTVLYYGYYSNSTLNQPCAPPLEGDQCGREANGLPYNMPLAYLFTVGVAFFITCITLVYSMSRSFGESFRVGSASGVHAITVFCSWDHKVTQRRASRLQHDSIRTHLKELLADWQLRQGSRSACGRLRQVAVLGFVWLLCVGTTLGCTVAVYAFSELMIKSPTSAEQEGALLALPVVVCLLNLGAPYLYRGLAALERHDSPVLEVYVAICRNLILKMAILGILCYHWLGRRVGTLKDQCWENFVGQELYRLMVLDFIFVLLDTLFGELLWRLISEKKLKRREKPEFDIAGNVLELIYGQTLTWLGVLFAPLLPAVQIMKLLLVFYVKKTSLMANCRAPRRPWLASHMSTVFISLLCFPSFLGAAVFLCYAVWQVKPSSVCGPFRTLDTMYEAGKVWVRRLEKAGPRVSWVPWVHRYLVENTFPVYLVSALLLAVIYLNIQVVKGQRRVICLLKEQISNEGEDKIFLINKLHSIYERKERRTQEAERLEDDPDAW, from the exons ATGGTGTGCCCCGGAAACTCTGCCGGACCTGCCCCGGCCTGGGGTAGGGTGCGGGGCGCTGGGTGTCAGCTCGGCGGAAGCCTTAGGCAGTGCCTGGGTGAGCTCAG ATGGGCAGCGGGAGGCTTTGGAGGCTGCGCCCAGACTCTGAGCTGCCCTAGACTGCCGACTGGCTGGGCGTGGGTCACAGACATGGCCCAGCCCCTGAACTTTGTCCTCAGTGTTCCCGAGACCCCAGAGGACCACGG CCAGGAGCCCAGCCCCTATGATGAGAGCGAGGTGCACGACTCCTTCCACCAGCTCATCGAGGAGCAGAGCCGGTGGGTGgcggaggaggggctggagctgcagcagcgGGAGCAGGGGGCTGGAGCCTCGGAGACCTCAG GCATTGgccaccaggccctgctggggCCCGAGGACGCCCTTGTCCACAGCACAGCCACACTCCGCATCTTGGCCAGCATGCCCAGTCGCACTATTG GCCGCAGCCGCGGGGCCATCCTCTCCCAGTACTACAACCGCACCGTGCGGCTTCGGCGCAGGGTCAGCCGGCCTGAGGTCAGGGGCGTGGGGCGCTCGGCCCGGCCCAGCCTCCGCCTCTACGACCTGGAGCTGGACCCCGCGGCCCTCGAGGAGGAGG AGAAGCGGTTTCTCCTGGTGAAGGAGCTGCAGGGCCTGACGGTGGCCCAGCAGGACCACATGCTCCGAGGGATGCCCTTGGGCCTGGCTGAGAAACGCTGCCTGCG AGAGGAGAGCCGGACCCTGACGGGGAAGCGGAGGGGCCGACAGGGCCGGCGTGGGCTCCTCCCCTGCTGTGGCCAGCTCCGAGATGCCTGCGTCCTG GCCCTGCACAGCCTGGGGCTCTGGCTGCTCTCGGGCCTGCCCGCCCTGATGCCATGGCGCTACGCCCTGAAGCGCATCGGAGGCCAGTTCGGCTCCAGCGTGCTGTCTTACTTCCTCTTCCTCAAGACCCTGCTGGCCTTCAACATGctcctgctgctgccgctgctggcCTTCATCGTGGGCGTGCAGGCGGCCTTCCCGCCGGCCTCCCCGGGCTCCGTCCCCACCTTCACGGGCCTGGAGCTGCTCACGGGCGGG GGCCGCTTCACCCACACCGTCCTGTACTACGGCTACTACAGTAACAGCACCCTGAACCAGCCGTGTGCGCCCCCGCTGGAGGGTGATCAGTGTGGCCGCGAGGCCAACGGCCTGCCCTACAACATGCCCTTGGCCTACCTCTTCACGGTGGGCGTAGCCTTTTTCATCACCTGCATCACCCTGGTGTACAG CATGTCCCGCTCTTTCGGGGAGAGCTTCCGGGTGGGCAGTGCCTCGGGGGTTCATGCCATCACCGTTTTCTGCTCCTGGGACCACAAGGTGACTCAGAGACGGGCCTCCCGCCTCCAGCATGACAGCATCCGAACGCATCTGAAG GAGCTGCTGGCGGACTGGCAGCTACGGCAGGGCTCCCGGAGCGCGTGTGGGCGGCTGCGGCAGGTGGCGGTGTTGGGGTTCGTGTGGCTGCTGTGTGTGGGGACCACGCTGGGCTGCACTGTGGCCGTCTATGCCTTCTCTGAGCTCATGATCAAG agCCCCACGTCCGCTGAGCAGGAGGGGGCGCTGCTGGCCCTGCCTGTGGTGGTCTGCCTCCTCAACCTGGGGGCCCCCTACCTGTACCGCGGCTTGGCCGCCCTGGAGCGGCACGACTCCCCGGTGCTGGAGGTGTATGTGGCCATCTGCAG GAACCTCATCCTCAAGATGGCCATCTTGGGCATTCTGTGCTACCACTGGCTGGGCCGCAGGGTGGGCACCCTGAAGGACCAG TGCTGGGAGAACTTTGTGGGCCAGGAGCTCTATCGGCTCATGGTGCTGGATTTCATCTTCGTGCTGCTGGACACGCTGTTCGGGGAGCTGCTGTGGAG GCTCATCTCTGAGAAGAAGCTTAAGAGGAGGGAGAAGCCGGAGTTCGACATTGCCGGGAACGTTCTGGAGCTGATTTATGGGCAGACCCTGACCTG gcTGGGGGTCCTCTtcgcccccctcctccctgccgtCCAGATCATGAAGCTGCTGCTCGTCTTCTACGTCAAGAAG ACCAGCCTGATGGCCAACTGCCGGGCGCCCCGCAGACCCTGGCTGGCTTCCCACATGAGCACCGTCTTCATCTCGCTGCTCtgtttcccctccttcctgggaGCTGCCGTCTTCCTCTGCTACGCGGTGTGGCA GGTGAAGCCCTCGAGCGTCTGCGGCCCCTTCCGCACCCTGGACACCATGTACGAGGCCGGCAAGGTGTGGGTGCGCCGTTTGGAGAAGGCGGGCCCCCGGGTGTCCTGGGTGCCCTGGGTGCACCGGTACCTGGTGGAGAATACCTTCCCCGTCTACCTGGTGTCGGCCCTGCTGCT GGCGGTAATCTACCTCAACATCCAGGTGGTGAAGGGCCAGCGCCGGGTCATCTGTCTCCTCAAGGAGCAGATCAGCAAC GAGGGGGAAGACAAAATCTTCTTGATCAACAAGCTTCACTCCATCTacgagaggaaggagaggag AacccaggaagcagagaggctCGAGGACGATCCGGACGCCTGGTAG
- the TMC6 gene encoding transmembrane channel-like protein 6 isoform X4, with protein MVCPGNSAGPAPAWGRVRGAGCQLGGSLRQCLGELRWAAGGFGGCAQTLSCPRLPTGWAWVTDMAQPLNFVLSVPETPEDHGQEPSPYDESEVHDSFHQLIEEQSRWVAEEGLELQQREQGAGASETSGIGHQALLGPEDALVHSTATLRILASMPSRTIGRSRGAILSQYYNRTVRLRRRVSRPEVRGVGRSARPSLRLYDLELDPAALEEEEKRFLLVKELQGLTVAQQDHMLRGMPLGLAEKRCLREESRTLTGKRRGRQGRRGLLPCCGQLRDACVLALHSLGLWLLSGLPALMPWRYALKRIGGQFGSSVLSYFLFLKTLLAFNMLLLLPLLAFIVGVQAAFPPASPGSVPTFTGLELLTGGGRFTHTVLYYGYYSNSTLNQPCAPPLEGDQCGREANGLPYNMPLAYLFTVGVAFFITCITLVYSMSRSFGESFRVGSASGVHAITVFCSWDHKVTQRRASRLQHDSIRTHLKELLADWQLRQGSRSACGRLRQVAVLGFVWLLCVGTTLGCTVAVYAFSELMIKSPTSAEQEGALLALPVVVCLLNLGAPYLYRGLAALERHDSPVLEVYVAICRNLILKMAILGILCYHWLGRRVGTLKDQCWENFVGQELYRLMVLDFIFVLLDTLFGELLWRLISEKKLKRREKPEFDIAGNVLELIYGQTLTWLGVLFAPLLPAVQIMKLLLVFYVKKTLAGFPHEHRLHLAALFPLLPGSCRLPLLRGVAGEALERLRPLPHPGHHVRGRQGVGAPFGEGGPPGVLGALGAPVPGGEYLPRLPGVGPAAGGNLPQHPGGEGPAPGHLSPQGADQQRGGRQNLLDQQASLHLREEGEEGW; from the exons ATGGTGTGCCCCGGAAACTCTGCCGGACCTGCCCCGGCCTGGGGTAGGGTGCGGGGCGCTGGGTGTCAGCTCGGCGGAAGCCTTAGGCAGTGCCTGGGTGAGCTCAG ATGGGCAGCGGGAGGCTTTGGAGGCTGCGCCCAGACTCTGAGCTGCCCTAGACTGCCGACTGGCTGGGCGTGGGTCACAGACATGGCCCAGCCCCTGAACTTTGTCCTCAGTGTTCCCGAGACCCCAGAGGACCACGG CCAGGAGCCCAGCCCCTATGATGAGAGCGAGGTGCACGACTCCTTCCACCAGCTCATCGAGGAGCAGAGCCGGTGGGTGgcggaggaggggctggagctgcagcagcgGGAGCAGGGGGCTGGAGCCTCGGAGACCTCAG GCATTGgccaccaggccctgctggggCCCGAGGACGCCCTTGTCCACAGCACAGCCACACTCCGCATCTTGGCCAGCATGCCCAGTCGCACTATTG GCCGCAGCCGCGGGGCCATCCTCTCCCAGTACTACAACCGCACCGTGCGGCTTCGGCGCAGGGTCAGCCGGCCTGAGGTCAGGGGCGTGGGGCGCTCGGCCCGGCCCAGCCTCCGCCTCTACGACCTGGAGCTGGACCCCGCGGCCCTCGAGGAGGAGG AGAAGCGGTTTCTCCTGGTGAAGGAGCTGCAGGGCCTGACGGTGGCCCAGCAGGACCACATGCTCCGAGGGATGCCCTTGGGCCTGGCTGAGAAACGCTGCCTGCG AGAGGAGAGCCGGACCCTGACGGGGAAGCGGAGGGGCCGACAGGGCCGGCGTGGGCTCCTCCCCTGCTGTGGCCAGCTCCGAGATGCCTGCGTCCTG GCCCTGCACAGCCTGGGGCTCTGGCTGCTCTCGGGCCTGCCCGCCCTGATGCCATGGCGCTACGCCCTGAAGCGCATCGGAGGCCAGTTCGGCTCCAGCGTGCTGTCTTACTTCCTCTTCCTCAAGACCCTGCTGGCCTTCAACATGctcctgctgctgccgctgctggcCTTCATCGTGGGCGTGCAGGCGGCCTTCCCGCCGGCCTCCCCGGGCTCCGTCCCCACCTTCACGGGCCTGGAGCTGCTCACGGGCGGG GGCCGCTTCACCCACACCGTCCTGTACTACGGCTACTACAGTAACAGCACCCTGAACCAGCCGTGTGCGCCCCCGCTGGAGGGTGATCAGTGTGGCCGCGAGGCCAACGGCCTGCCCTACAACATGCCCTTGGCCTACCTCTTCACGGTGGGCGTAGCCTTTTTCATCACCTGCATCACCCTGGTGTACAG CATGTCCCGCTCTTTCGGGGAGAGCTTCCGGGTGGGCAGTGCCTCGGGGGTTCATGCCATCACCGTTTTCTGCTCCTGGGACCACAAGGTGACTCAGAGACGGGCCTCCCGCCTCCAGCATGACAGCATCCGAACGCATCTGAAG GAGCTGCTGGCGGACTGGCAGCTACGGCAGGGCTCCCGGAGCGCGTGTGGGCGGCTGCGGCAGGTGGCGGTGTTGGGGTTCGTGTGGCTGCTGTGTGTGGGGACCACGCTGGGCTGCACTGTGGCCGTCTATGCCTTCTCTGAGCTCATGATCAAG agCCCCACGTCCGCTGAGCAGGAGGGGGCGCTGCTGGCCCTGCCTGTGGTGGTCTGCCTCCTCAACCTGGGGGCCCCCTACCTGTACCGCGGCTTGGCCGCCCTGGAGCGGCACGACTCCCCGGTGCTGGAGGTGTATGTGGCCATCTGCAG GAACCTCATCCTCAAGATGGCCATCTTGGGCATTCTGTGCTACCACTGGCTGGGCCGCAGGGTGGGCACCCTGAAGGACCAG TGCTGGGAGAACTTTGTGGGCCAGGAGCTCTATCGGCTCATGGTGCTGGATTTCATCTTCGTGCTGCTGGACACGCTGTTCGGGGAGCTGCTGTGGAG GCTCATCTCTGAGAAGAAGCTTAAGAGGAGGGAGAAGCCGGAGTTCGACATTGCCGGGAACGTTCTGGAGCTGATTTATGGGCAGACCCTGACCTG gcTGGGGGTCCTCTtcgcccccctcctccctgccgtCCAGATCATGAAGCTGCTGCTCGTCTTCTACGTCAAGAAG ACCCTGGCTGGCTTCCCACATGAGCACCGTCTTCATCTCGCTGCTCtgtttcccctccttcctgggaGCTGCCGTCTTCCTCTGCTACGCGGTGTGGCA GGTGAAGCCCTCGAGCGTCTGCGGCCCCTTCCGCACCCTGGACACCATGTACGAGGCCGGCAAGGTGTGGGTGCGCCGTTTGGAGAAGGCGGGCCCCCGGGTGTCCTGGGTGCCCTGGGTGCACCGGTACCTGGTGGAGAATACCTTCCCCGTCTACCTGGTGTCGGCCCTGCTGCT GGCGGTAATCTACCTCAACATCCAGGTGGTGAAGGGCCAGCGCCGGGTCATCTGTCTCCTCAAGGAGCAGATCAGCAAC GAGGGGGAAGACAAAATCTTCTTGATCAACAAGCTTCACTCCATCTacgagaggaaggagaggag GGTTGGTAG
- the TMC6 gene encoding transmembrane channel-like protein 6 isoform X1, with the protein MVCPGNSAGPAPAWGRVRGAGCQLGGSLRQCLGELRWAAGGFGGCAQTLSCPRLPTGWAWVTDMAQPLNFVLSVPETPEDHGQEPSPYDESEVHDSFHQLIEEQSRWVAEEGLELQQREQGAGASETSGIGHQALLGPEDALVHSTATLRILASMPSRTIGRSRGAILSQYYNRTVRLRRRVSRPEVRGVGRSARPSLRLYDLELDPAALEEEEKRFLLVKELQGLTVAQQDHMLRGMPLGLAEKRCLREESRTLTGKRRGRQGRRGLLPCCGQLRDACVLALHSLGLWLLSGLPALMPWRYALKRIGGQFGSSVLSYFLFLKTLLAFNMLLLLPLLAFIVGVQAAFPPASPGSVPTFTGLELLTGGGRFTHTVLYYGYYSNSTLNQPCAPPLEGDQCGREANGLPYNMPLAYLFTVGVAFFITCITLVYSMSRSFGESFRVGSASGVHAITVFCSWDHKVTQRRASRLQHDSIRTHLKELLADWQLRQGSRSACGRLRQVAVLGFVWLLCVGTTLGCTVAVYAFSELMIKSPTSAEQEGALLALPVVVCLLNLGAPYLYRGLAALERHDSPVLEVYVAICRNLILKMAILGILCYHWLGRRVGTLKDQCWENFVGQELYRLMVLDFIFVLLDTLFGELLWRLISEKKLKRREKPEFDIAGNVLELIYGQTLTWLGVLFAPLLPAVQIMKLLLVFYVKKTSLMANCRAPRRPWLASHMSTVFISLLCFPSFLGAAVFLCYAVWQVKPSSVCGPFRTLDTMYEAGKVWVRRLEKAGPRVSWVPWVHRYLVENTFPVYLVSALLLAVIYLNIQVVKGQRRVICLLKEQISNEGEDKIFLINKLHSIYERKERRVGRTQEAERLEDDPDAW; encoded by the exons ATGGTGTGCCCCGGAAACTCTGCCGGACCTGCCCCGGCCTGGGGTAGGGTGCGGGGCGCTGGGTGTCAGCTCGGCGGAAGCCTTAGGCAGTGCCTGGGTGAGCTCAG ATGGGCAGCGGGAGGCTTTGGAGGCTGCGCCCAGACTCTGAGCTGCCCTAGACTGCCGACTGGCTGGGCGTGGGTCACAGACATGGCCCAGCCCCTGAACTTTGTCCTCAGTGTTCCCGAGACCCCAGAGGACCACGG CCAGGAGCCCAGCCCCTATGATGAGAGCGAGGTGCACGACTCCTTCCACCAGCTCATCGAGGAGCAGAGCCGGTGGGTGgcggaggaggggctggagctgcagcagcgGGAGCAGGGGGCTGGAGCCTCGGAGACCTCAG GCATTGgccaccaggccctgctggggCCCGAGGACGCCCTTGTCCACAGCACAGCCACACTCCGCATCTTGGCCAGCATGCCCAGTCGCACTATTG GCCGCAGCCGCGGGGCCATCCTCTCCCAGTACTACAACCGCACCGTGCGGCTTCGGCGCAGGGTCAGCCGGCCTGAGGTCAGGGGCGTGGGGCGCTCGGCCCGGCCCAGCCTCCGCCTCTACGACCTGGAGCTGGACCCCGCGGCCCTCGAGGAGGAGG AGAAGCGGTTTCTCCTGGTGAAGGAGCTGCAGGGCCTGACGGTGGCCCAGCAGGACCACATGCTCCGAGGGATGCCCTTGGGCCTGGCTGAGAAACGCTGCCTGCG AGAGGAGAGCCGGACCCTGACGGGGAAGCGGAGGGGCCGACAGGGCCGGCGTGGGCTCCTCCCCTGCTGTGGCCAGCTCCGAGATGCCTGCGTCCTG GCCCTGCACAGCCTGGGGCTCTGGCTGCTCTCGGGCCTGCCCGCCCTGATGCCATGGCGCTACGCCCTGAAGCGCATCGGAGGCCAGTTCGGCTCCAGCGTGCTGTCTTACTTCCTCTTCCTCAAGACCCTGCTGGCCTTCAACATGctcctgctgctgccgctgctggcCTTCATCGTGGGCGTGCAGGCGGCCTTCCCGCCGGCCTCCCCGGGCTCCGTCCCCACCTTCACGGGCCTGGAGCTGCTCACGGGCGGG GGCCGCTTCACCCACACCGTCCTGTACTACGGCTACTACAGTAACAGCACCCTGAACCAGCCGTGTGCGCCCCCGCTGGAGGGTGATCAGTGTGGCCGCGAGGCCAACGGCCTGCCCTACAACATGCCCTTGGCCTACCTCTTCACGGTGGGCGTAGCCTTTTTCATCACCTGCATCACCCTGGTGTACAG CATGTCCCGCTCTTTCGGGGAGAGCTTCCGGGTGGGCAGTGCCTCGGGGGTTCATGCCATCACCGTTTTCTGCTCCTGGGACCACAAGGTGACTCAGAGACGGGCCTCCCGCCTCCAGCATGACAGCATCCGAACGCATCTGAAG GAGCTGCTGGCGGACTGGCAGCTACGGCAGGGCTCCCGGAGCGCGTGTGGGCGGCTGCGGCAGGTGGCGGTGTTGGGGTTCGTGTGGCTGCTGTGTGTGGGGACCACGCTGGGCTGCACTGTGGCCGTCTATGCCTTCTCTGAGCTCATGATCAAG agCCCCACGTCCGCTGAGCAGGAGGGGGCGCTGCTGGCCCTGCCTGTGGTGGTCTGCCTCCTCAACCTGGGGGCCCCCTACCTGTACCGCGGCTTGGCCGCCCTGGAGCGGCACGACTCCCCGGTGCTGGAGGTGTATGTGGCCATCTGCAG GAACCTCATCCTCAAGATGGCCATCTTGGGCATTCTGTGCTACCACTGGCTGGGCCGCAGGGTGGGCACCCTGAAGGACCAG TGCTGGGAGAACTTTGTGGGCCAGGAGCTCTATCGGCTCATGGTGCTGGATTTCATCTTCGTGCTGCTGGACACGCTGTTCGGGGAGCTGCTGTGGAG GCTCATCTCTGAGAAGAAGCTTAAGAGGAGGGAGAAGCCGGAGTTCGACATTGCCGGGAACGTTCTGGAGCTGATTTATGGGCAGACCCTGACCTG gcTGGGGGTCCTCTtcgcccccctcctccctgccgtCCAGATCATGAAGCTGCTGCTCGTCTTCTACGTCAAGAAG ACCAGCCTGATGGCCAACTGCCGGGCGCCCCGCAGACCCTGGCTGGCTTCCCACATGAGCACCGTCTTCATCTCGCTGCTCtgtttcccctccttcctgggaGCTGCCGTCTTCCTCTGCTACGCGGTGTGGCA GGTGAAGCCCTCGAGCGTCTGCGGCCCCTTCCGCACCCTGGACACCATGTACGAGGCCGGCAAGGTGTGGGTGCGCCGTTTGGAGAAGGCGGGCCCCCGGGTGTCCTGGGTGCCCTGGGTGCACCGGTACCTGGTGGAGAATACCTTCCCCGTCTACCTGGTGTCGGCCCTGCTGCT GGCGGTAATCTACCTCAACATCCAGGTGGTGAAGGGCCAGCGCCGGGTCATCTGTCTCCTCAAGGAGCAGATCAGCAAC GAGGGGGAAGACAAAATCTTCTTGATCAACAAGCTTCACTCCATCTacgagaggaaggagaggag GGTTGGTAGAacccaggaagcagagaggctCGAGGACGATCCGGACGCCTGGTAG